The proteins below come from a single Ananas comosus cultivar F153 unplaced genomic scaffold, ASM154086v1, whole genome shotgun sequence genomic window:
- the LOC109704014 gene encoding probable LRR receptor-like serine/threonine-protein kinase At4g36180, giving the protein MATLILSLLLWILAIDTVVASGCMEIERNALLTFKAGLVDPQNLLSSWEGVDCCKWRGVVCSNITGHVVKLSLRGSYDILYGEWSCLSGEINPSLLLLSNLEHLDLSMNNFSENSIPPYLGSFKNLRYLNLSYLNFGGTIPPQIGNLSKLRYLDLSFDSTFSGITLRVDDILWLTRLSSLKYLDLSGVNLNTSTDWLHAVNMLPSLKVLHLADCSLPGISTSLSHFNLTTLNVLDLGGNQLQTLDDPSIYIGNPYLCGPPSTRNCSANEINYEDNEGPKDKFEWLWIYFGVVLGYLFGLAVFCGVLLLNNAWRNAYFSVIDIVCDKLCIVTKITLTTLRQRHRR; this is encoded by the exons ATGGCTACTCTTATTCTTTCTTTGTTGCTGTGGATTTTAGCCATCGACACCGTTGTGGCAAGTGGTTGCATGGAGATAGAGAGGAACGCACTCCTCACGTTTAAGGCCGGCTTGGTTGATCCTCAGAATTTATTGTCTTCTTGGGAAGGCGTAGATTGCTGTAAATGGAGGGGAGTCGTCTGCAGCAATATCACGGGCCATGTTGTGAAACTCAGCCTCCGAGGCTCGTATGATATATTATACGGGGAATGGTCATGTTTGAGCGGTGAGATCAATCCATCTTTACTTCTTTTAAGCAATTTAGAGCACTTAGATCTCAGCATGAACAATTTCAGCGAAAACAGCATCCCACCATACTTGGGTTCATTCAAAAACTTGAGATATCTCAACCTCTCTTATTTAAATTTCGGTGGAAcaatacctcctcaaattggaAATCTCTCAAAACTTCGCTACCTTGATTTAAGTTTTGACTCCACTTTTTCCGGCATCACTCTTAGAGTAGATGACATTTTGTGGCTCACTCGTTTATCTTCCTTAAAATATCTTGATTTGAGCGGTGTGAATCTGAATACTTCTACAGATTGGTTGCATGCTGTAAATATGCTTCCTTCGTTGAAAGTGCTACATTTGGCTGACTGTTCACTTCCCGGCATTTCTACATCTCTGTCACATTTCAACCTTACAACTCTCAATGTGCTTGATCTTGG AGGAAATCAGTTGCAGACCCTTGACGATCCATCCATTTACATCGGCAATCCATATCTCTGCGGGCCACCGAGTACGAGAAATTGTTCtgcaaatgaaataaattatgaGGATAATGAAGGCCCTAAGGATAAGTTCGAGTGGCTATGGATATACTTTGGTGTTGTACTGGGATATCTATTCGGTTTAGCAGTTTTTTGTGGGGTTTTGTTGCTCAATAATGCTTGGAGGAATGCTTATTTCTCTGTGATTGATATTGTATGTGACAAGCTTTGCATTGTAACTAAAATAACTTTGACTACATTAAGACAAAGACATAGGAGATGA